One Brassica napus cultivar Da-Ae chromosome A1, Da-Ae, whole genome shotgun sequence genomic region harbors:
- the LOC106434583 gene encoding bZIP transcription factor 28 — protein sequence MTESTFSIANPPEMPDLNPNTLPDPEMISVPPLDPLFLSASDPISDLSFFFDDENGDFADLDFSFDDSVDFVDFDLDAEPPVAISEELGSSGDQSPEAIANHANLDSPETKNVDRGLEDRSDSVHSQVSSQGSKTSGGCDTLSSPENSSVSKSTSKRKKGDSGGDYRSFKYQKSDEKSASPVEEDDEKKKVRLVRNRESAQLSRLRKKQYVEELQGKVKTMNSTIAELNGKISYVMAENAALRQQMMAAAAGGAPPPMNPYMAAPPLPYQWMPYPPPPYPYGSQIPIPKLPLPSCSRPKKGEGKSKLKKAASISFIGIMFFMFLFGTLVPFMNVDNGGDSGLAKYEGRRYYDEHRGKVLMVGDGSDVRRESVCSGRDSCGGVEGRVGNSSEPLFASLYVPRNNGLVKIDGNLIIHSVLASEKAKKNISETIKSKEAELTVPGVPVPDVRGNGAMLPHSSKALSSSGSPDGKRLHQWFHEGGAGTLMDYSMCTEVFQFDISPGAIVPSSVSNITREHLQNVTTTRDKRMKNRRILEGLPVSRLASELNITEAQASKDAQNKTFHGKANTKPTSSSMVVSVLLDPREVVDSETDRVMPSNPKSLSRVFVVVLLDSVKYVTYSCVLPRSGLHLVAT from the exons ATGACGGAGTCCACATTCTCTATCGCTAACCCACCGGAGATGCCTGATCTGAACCCTAATACGCTACCAGATCCCGAGATGATCTCAGTCCCGCCGCTAGATCCTCTCTTCCTCTCTGCTTCCGATCCGATTTCCGATCTAAGCTTCTTCTTCGACGACGAGAACGGAGACTTCGCGGATTTGGATTTCTCGTTCGACGATTCCGTTGATTTCGTCGATTTCGACCTCGACGCGGAGCCCCCGGTGGCGATCTCAGAGGAGCTCGGAAGCTCGGGAGATCAGAGTCCAGAAGCGATCGCAAACCATGCGAATCTCGATTCACCGGAGACGAAGAACGTCGATAGAGGTTTAGAAGATCGATCTGACTCTGTTCATTCTCAGGTTTCGTCGCAAGGCTCGAAGACGTCAGGCGGTTGCGACACGTTGTCCTCCCCTGAGAACTCTTCTGTGAGCAAGAGCACGAGCAAGAGGAAGAAGGGAGACTCTGGAGGAGATTACAGAAGCTTCAAGTACCAAAAGTCTGATGAGAAATCAGCTTCTCCTGTGGAGGAGGACgatgagaagaagaaggtgagGCTGGTTAGGAACCGTGAGAGCGCTCAGCTTTCGAGATTAAGGAAGAAGCAATACGTTGAGGAGCTTCAAGGGAAAGTGAAGACTATGAACTCCACCATTGCTGAATTAAACGGGAAGATATCGTATGTGATGGCTGAGAATGCAGCGCTAAGGCAGCAGATGATGGCTGCAGCTGCTGGTGGTGCTCCTCCTCCTATGAATCCTTACATGGCTGCACCGCCTTTACCTTATCAGTGGATGCCGTATCCTCCTCCGCCGTATCCTTATGGATCACAGATTCCCATTCCTAAATTGCCTCTCCCGAGTTGTAGTAGGCCGAAGAAGGGAGAGGGGAAAAGCAAGCTCAAGAAGGCTGCTAGTATCAGTTTTATTGGGATTATGTTCTTTATGTTCTTGTTTGGTACGTTGGTTCCGTTTATGAATGTTGATAATGGAGGAGATAGTGGTTTGGCTAAGTATGAGGGTCGTCGGTATTATGATGAGCATAGAGGGAAGGTTCTTATGGTTGGTGATGGGTCTGATGTTAGAAGAGAAAGTGTCTGTTCTGGTAGAGATAGTTGTGGGGGAGTAGAAGGACGAGTGGGCAATTCCAGTGAGCCTCTCTTTGCTTCTCTCTACGTTCCAAGGAACAATGGGCTTGTGAAGATCGATGGGAACTTGATCATTCATTCTGTTTTGGCTAGCGAGAAAGCTAAGAAGAATATTTCTGAGACGATAAAAAGCAAAGAAGCTGAGTTGACGGTTCCTGGTGTCCCTGTTCCTGATGTGAGAGGAAATGGAGCAATGCTTCCACATTCTTCAAAGGCTCTCTCTTCTTCTGGTTCGCCTGATGGGAAAAGACTTCACCAGTGGTTTCATGAAGGTGGCGCAG GGACACTAATGGATTATAGCATGTGCACCGAGGTTTTTCAGTTCGATATTTCTCCAGGTGCTATAGTCCCATCATCAGTCTCCAACATTACAAGGGAGCATCTCCAAAATGTCACTACCACCCGAGACAAGAGAATGAAGAACAGGAGGATTCTCGAGGGGCTTCCGGTTTCACGTTTGGCATCTGAGCTTAACATCACGGAAGCCCAGGCGAGCAAAGACGCCCAAAACAAGACCTTTCATGGGAAAGCTAATACCAAACCCACATCATCATCAATGGTTGTTTCAGTGTTGCTTGATCCAAGGGAGGTCGTTGACTCTGAAACCGATAGAGTCATGCCCTCAAACCCGAAATCACTTTCCAGGGTCTTCGTGGTGGTGCTTCTAGACAGTGTCAAGTACGTTACATACTCATGCGTTCTTCCCCGGTCAGGTCTCCATCTTGTGGCTACCTGA